One Mesorhizobium sp. J428 DNA segment encodes these proteins:
- a CDS encoding ABC transporter permease — MRGSPILKLIAQRVAMGVLLLFAVSALIFAGTQILPGDVAASILGQSATPTALANLRQELGLNDPAYIRYFRWLGGILTGDLGTALTTRQDIATTLGPRLWNTLFLAFWTAVVAIPLAILLGLLAVRYRNGPVDKAISGFALASTSLPEFFIGYLLIFFFAVKLQWFPSISTVYDGMPFLEKLRAIVLPGTALLLVVLAHMMRMTRAAILNVMQSAYVETAELKGLSQLNIIRKHAFPNAIAPIVNVVMLNLAFLVVGVVVVEVIFVYPGMGQYLVDHVAKRDVPVVQAVGLIFAAVYISLNIVADIASILANPRLRHPR, encoded by the coding sequence GTGAGAGGCTCTCCGATCCTGAAGCTCATCGCCCAACGCGTGGCGATGGGCGTTCTCCTCCTCTTCGCGGTGTCGGCGCTCATCTTCGCCGGCACCCAGATCCTGCCGGGTGATGTCGCCGCCTCGATCTTGGGCCAATCGGCGACGCCCACGGCGCTCGCCAACCTGCGCCAGGAGCTGGGCCTCAATGACCCGGCCTACATCCGCTATTTCCGCTGGCTGGGCGGCATCCTGACAGGTGATCTCGGCACTGCCCTGACCACCCGGCAGGATATCGCGACCACCTTGGGGCCGAGGTTGTGGAACACGCTGTTCCTTGCCTTCTGGACCGCGGTCGTCGCCATTCCTCTCGCGATCCTGCTTGGTCTGCTCGCCGTGCGCTACCGCAATGGGCCGGTCGACAAGGCCATCTCCGGTTTCGCGTTGGCATCCACCTCGCTGCCGGAGTTCTTCATCGGCTACCTGCTCATCTTCTTCTTCGCGGTGAAGCTGCAATGGTTCCCGTCGATATCCACGGTCTATGACGGCATGCCCTTCCTGGAAAAGCTGCGCGCCATCGTGCTGCCCGGCACCGCGCTGCTCCTCGTCGTCCTCGCCCACATGATGCGCATGACCCGTGCCGCGATCCTCAACGTCATGCAGTCGGCCTATGTGGAGACGGCCGAGCTGAAGGGGCTGTCGCAGCTGAACATCATCCGCAAGCACGCGTTCCCGAACGCGATTGCGCCGATCGTCAACGTGGTAATGCTCAACCTCGCCTTCCTCGTCGTCGGCGTGGTCGTGGTCGAGGTCATCTTCGTCTATCCGGGCATGGGGCAGTATCTGGTCGACCATGTGGCCAAACGCGACGTGCCGGTGGTCCAGGCCGTCGGCCTCATCTTCGCCGCCGTCTACATCTCGCTCAACATCGTCGCGGAC
- a CDS encoding ABC transporter substrate-binding protein: MSNELEFLSRYVVAGRLSRRDFLGRAAALGASAAFANTLLGSAARAQGAVKGGILKAGLQGGEATNSLDPASFLSQVPFSFGKCWGEYLVRLNRDGSLKNQIAEEIGASDDAKTWTMKIKQGVEFHNGKTVTAEDVAATITRHADANSKSGALGILTNITGVKASGNEVIVELASADADFPYLMADYHLIIQPNGGKDNPTEGISAGPYKVTVNEPGVRQGGEKFANYHGGDAMGHADQIEIIVINDATARTSALQGGQVHMINRVEPKIVELIKRVPGVTIQNVSGRGHYVFIMHCNTAPFDNNDLRLALKYAMNREEMLEKILFGYGSVGNDFPINAAYPLFTELEQRTYDPDKAKFHYQKSGHSGPVLLRTSDVAFTGAVDAAQLYQQSCAAAGITIEVKREPGDGYWSEVWNKQPFSTSYWGGRSTQDQMYTTAYYSKADWNDTRFFNEKFDQMLLAARSELDEAKRKQMYADMGTIVRDEGGLILPMFNDFIDASGGKAGGFTPHPAGEMMDGYALAECWVAA; this comes from the coding sequence ATGTCCAATGAATTGGAATTCCTGAGCCGCTACGTCGTTGCAGGCCGCCTGAGCCGCCGAGACTTCCTCGGCCGAGCCGCGGCGCTCGGTGCATCCGCCGCATTTGCCAACACCCTGCTCGGCAGCGCAGCGCGCGCCCAGGGCGCCGTCAAGGGCGGCATCCTCAAGGCCGGCCTGCAGGGCGGCGAGGCAACCAACAGCCTCGACCCCGCATCCTTCCTCAGCCAGGTGCCGTTCTCCTTCGGCAAGTGCTGGGGCGAATATCTTGTCCGCCTGAACCGCGACGGCTCGCTCAAGAACCAGATCGCCGAGGAGATCGGCGCGTCCGACGACGCCAAGACCTGGACGATGAAGATCAAGCAGGGCGTCGAGTTCCACAACGGCAAGACGGTCACCGCCGAAGACGTCGCGGCCACGATCACGCGCCACGCCGATGCCAACTCGAAGTCGGGCGCGCTTGGCATCCTGACCAACATCACCGGCGTCAAGGCAAGCGGCAACGAGGTGATCGTCGAACTGGCGAGCGCCGATGCCGACTTCCCTTACCTGATGGCCGACTACCACCTCATCATCCAGCCGAACGGCGGCAAGGACAACCCGACCGAGGGCATCTCGGCCGGCCCGTACAAGGTCACCGTCAATGAGCCGGGCGTGCGCCAGGGCGGCGAGAAGTTCGCCAACTACCATGGCGGCGACGCCATGGGCCATGCCGACCAGATCGAGATCATCGTCATCAACGACGCCACCGCGCGCACCTCCGCGCTCCAGGGCGGCCAGGTGCACATGATCAACCGCGTCGAGCCCAAGATCGTCGAACTGATCAAGCGGGTGCCCGGCGTGACGATCCAGAACGTCTCCGGCCGCGGCCACTACGTGTTCATCATGCATTGCAACACGGCGCCGTTCGACAACAACGACCTGCGCCTCGCGCTGAAATACGCCATGAATCGCGAGGAAATGCTCGAGAAGATCCTGTTCGGCTATGGCTCGGTCGGCAACGATTTCCCGATCAACGCCGCCTACCCGCTCTTCACCGAGCTGGAACAGCGCACCTATGATCCGGACAAGGCCAAGTTCCACTACCAGAAGTCCGGCCATTCCGGCCCGGTCCTGCTGCGCACCTCGGATGTCGCCTTCACTGGCGCGGTCGACGCGGCCCAGCTCTACCAGCAGTCCTGCGCGGCCGCCGGCATCACGATCGAGGTGAAGCGCGAGCCGGGCGACGGTTACTGGTCGGAGGTCTGGAACAAGCAGCCCTTCTCCACTTCCTACTGGGGCGGGCGCTCGACGCAGGACCAGATGTACACCACCGCCTACTACTCGAAGGCCGACTGGAACGACACGCGCTTCTTCAACGAGAAGTTCGACCAGATGCTGCTGGCGGCGCGCAGCGAGCTCGACGAGGCCAAGCGCAAGCAGATGTATGCCGACATGGGAACGATCGTCCGCGACGAGGGCGGCCTGATCCTGCCGATGTTCAACGACTTCATCGACGCGTCGGGCGGCAAGGCGGGCGGCTTCACGCCTCATCCGGCCGGCGAGATGATGGACGGCTACGCGTTGGCCGAATGCTGGGTCGCGGCTTAA
- a CDS encoding ureidoglycolate lyase, producing MKTLTACPLTRETFAAFGDVLDMDWPNHYPINAGKCERYHDLATAEAVGTDARVILSIFRATPYAFPLTLDMMERHPFGSQAFMPLSPRPFLVVVAHDADGTPGTPHAFVTAPGQGVNYPRNLWHAVLTPIGAPQDFLVVDRAGKEKNLEEHHFAEPWTITLPEGLA from the coding sequence GTGAAAACCCTCACCGCCTGCCCCCTGACCCGCGAAACCTTCGCTGCCTTCGGCGACGTGCTCGACATGGACTGGCCGAACCACTATCCGATCAATGCCGGCAAGTGCGAGCGCTACCACGACCTCGCCACCGCCGAAGCTGTCGGCACCGACGCGCGTGTCATCCTGTCGATCTTCCGCGCCACGCCCTACGCGTTTCCGCTCACCCTCGACATGATGGAGCGCCACCCTTTCGGCAGCCAGGCCTTCATGCCGCTCTCGCCGCGCCCCTTCCTCGTCGTGGTCGCGCATGACGCGGACGGCACTCCCGGCACCCCGCACGCCTTCGTCACCGCGCCCGGCCAGGGCGTGAACTATCCGCGCAACCTCTGGCATGCGGTGCTGACCCCCATCGGCGCGCCGCAGGATTTCCTCGTTGTCGACCGCGCGGGGAAGGAAAAGAACCTCGAAGAGCACCATTTCGCCGAACCCTGGACGATCACCCTGCCGGAGGGCCTCGCATGA
- a CDS encoding CocE/NonD family hydrolase, with the protein MKTVTSFPRRVVEYPDIGIVMPDGCRLSARIWMPEDATENPVPAILEHLPYRKRDGTTARDELTHPYFAGHGYASIRVDMRGNGDSDGLMEDEYTAQELQDACDVIAWAAAQPWCNGKVGMMGISWGGFNALQVAALRPPALKAIITLCSTVDRYADDIHYKGGCLLNENLGWAANMLSYSSRPPDPALVGARWREMWLKRLENMPFLARTWFSHQTRDAYWKHGSVCEDYAAIEAAVLSIGGWHDGYRNTMSHLVENVSAPVKGIVGPWIHKYPHFAAPGPAIGFLQEALRWWDRWLKDIDTGVEDDPAMRLWLMDSVRPAYWHPERPGRWIAESQWPSPGISTRALHLAASRLADAPSPFLRLVASPQDCGLATGEYFPFNFGPELPGDQRPDDALSACFDGDVLDEALDIVGAPSVRLAFIPDRPQANLCVRLCDVHPDGASELISYGLLNLTHRNSHEFPQPLVPGEPTIATVVLDQCAYRIPAGHHLRVAISTAYWPAVWPSPEAASVELTAGALALPVRPTAAGDEWHFEAPQAAPAWQVEELRPPSSERRIERDLETGLVMVVVANDFGEVRDLDHGLVTGSRMSERWTIRPDDPLSARAEIWWEQTLSRGDWSVRTEARSSMRSDAESFYLAARLEAWEGSDRLFERDFADTVARRHL; encoded by the coding sequence ATGAAGACCGTCACTTCCTTTCCCCGCCGTGTCGTCGAATATCCCGACATCGGCATCGTCATGCCCGACGGATGCCGGCTGTCGGCGCGCATCTGGATGCCGGAGGATGCTACAGAGAACCCGGTGCCGGCGATCCTCGAGCACCTGCCCTACCGCAAGCGCGACGGCACGACCGCGCGCGACGAACTCACCCACCCGTATTTCGCCGGCCACGGCTATGCCTCGATCCGTGTCGACATGCGCGGCAACGGCGACTCCGACGGATTGATGGAGGACGAATATACCGCGCAGGAGTTGCAGGACGCCTGCGACGTTATCGCTTGGGCCGCCGCCCAGCCCTGGTGCAATGGCAAGGTCGGCATGATGGGCATCTCCTGGGGCGGCTTCAACGCGCTCCAGGTCGCGGCACTCCGCCCCCCCGCGCTCAAGGCGATCATCACCCTCTGCTCGACCGTCGACCGCTATGCCGACGACATCCACTATAAGGGCGGCTGCCTGCTCAACGAAAACCTCGGCTGGGCGGCCAACATGCTCTCTTATTCGTCGCGCCCGCCGGACCCCGCCCTCGTCGGCGCGCGGTGGCGCGAGATGTGGCTCAAGCGGCTGGAGAACATGCCCTTCCTCGCCAGGACCTGGTTCTCGCACCAGACCCGCGACGCTTACTGGAAGCACGGATCGGTCTGCGAGGACTATGCGGCGATCGAGGCGGCGGTGCTGTCGATCGGCGGCTGGCACGACGGCTATCGCAACACGATGTCGCACCTGGTCGAGAATGTCTCCGCGCCGGTGAAGGGTATCGTCGGGCCGTGGATCCACAAATACCCGCATTTCGCCGCCCCCGGGCCGGCGATCGGCTTCCTGCAGGAGGCCCTGCGCTGGTGGGACCGCTGGCTCAAGGATATCGACACCGGCGTCGAGGACGATCCGGCCATGCGGCTGTGGCTGATGGACAGCGTGCGCCCCGCCTACTGGCATCCCGAACGTCCGGGCCGCTGGATCGCGGAGAGCCAATGGCCCTCGCCCGGCATCTCGACGCGCGCGCTGCACCTTGCAGCCTCGCGGCTCGCCGACGCGCCCTCCCCGTTCTTGCGCCTCGTCGCCTCGCCGCAGGATTGCGGCCTCGCCACCGGCGAGTATTTCCCGTTCAACTTCGGCCCGGAACTGCCGGGCGACCAGCGGCCCGACGATGCGCTGTCCGCCTGCTTCGATGGCGACGTTTTGGACGAAGCGCTGGACATCGTCGGGGCGCCGTCCGTCCGCCTTGCCTTCATACCGGACCGGCCGCAGGCGAACCTCTGCGTCCGCCTCTGCGACGTGCATCCCGACGGCGCCTCGGAACTGATCAGCTACGGCCTGCTCAACCTCACGCACCGTAATTCGCACGAGTTCCCGCAACCTCTCGTTCCCGGGGAACCGACCATCGCCACGGTCGTCCTCGACCAGTGCGCCTATCGCATTCCGGCGGGCCACCATCTGCGTGTTGCGATCTCGACGGCCTACTGGCCCGCCGTCTGGCCGTCGCCGGAGGCGGCATCGGTCGAGCTGACCGCCGGAGCGCTGGCGCTTCCGGTCCGTCCCACGGCCGCAGGCGACGAGTGGCATTTCGAGGCGCCGCAGGCCGCGCCGGCATGGCAGGTCGAGGAACTTCGGCCGCCGTCCTCCGAGCGCCGCATCGAGCGCGACCTGGAAACGGGGCTGGTGATGGTCGTCGTGGCGAACGACTTCGGCGAGGTGCGCGACCTTGACCACGGCCTCGTTACCGGCTCGCGGATGTCCGAGCGCTGGACGATCCGGCCCGACGACCCGCTGTCGGCGCGGGCGGAGATCTGGTGGGAGCAAACCCTGTCACGCGGCGACTGGTCGGTCCGCACCGAAGCCCGGTCGTCGATGCGGTCGGACGCCGAGAGCTTTTATCTCGCCGCCCGCCTGGAGGCGTGGGAAGGTTCGGATCGCCTGTTCGAGCGGGATTTCGCCGACACGGTGGCACGTCGGCACCTCTAG
- a CDS encoding nucleoside deaminase: MTDTALIERLLDVMEHDIVPKTAAGVAAGNKLFGAAILRKDDLSVVIAETNNELENPLWHGEVHALKRFYELPKASRPETKDCVFLATHEPCSLCLSAITWTGFDNFYYFFSHEDSRDAFAIPHDLKILKEVFTLDPGGYNATNAFWTGRSLRRMISALPEPDRTRLSARADTLVGTYDRLSATYQAQKQDNDIPLN; encoded by the coding sequence ATGACCGACACCGCCTTGATCGAACGCCTGCTCGACGTCATGGAGCACGACATCGTTCCGAAGACCGCGGCGGGCGTCGCGGCGGGCAATAAGCTGTTCGGCGCCGCGATCCTGCGCAAGGACGACCTGTCGGTGGTGATCGCCGAGACCAACAACGAGCTGGAAAACCCGCTCTGGCACGGCGAGGTCCATGCGCTGAAGCGCTTCTACGAACTGCCGAAGGCCAGCCGGCCCGAGACGAAGGACTGCGTCTTCCTCGCCACCCACGAGCCCTGCTCGCTCTGCCTCTCCGCCATCACCTGGACCGGTTTCGACAATTTCTACTATTTCTTCAGCCACGAGGATTCGCGCGACGCCTTCGCCATTCCCCACGATTTGAAGATCCTGAAGGAGGTCTTCACGCTCGACCCCGGCGGCTACAACGCCACCAATGCCTTCTGGACCGGCCGTTCGCTGCGTCGGATGATCTCGGCCCTGCCCGAGCCCGACCGCACCCGCCTCTCCGCCCGCGCCGACACACTGGTCGGGACCTATGACCGCCTGTCGGCGACCTATCAGGCGCAGAAGCAGGACAACGACATTCCGTTGAATTGA